One Mycolicibacterium fluoranthenivorans DNA window includes the following coding sequences:
- a CDS encoding TIGR00730 family Rossman fold protein yields the protein MAESPSWAVCVYCASGPKHPELLKLASDVGHAIADRGWTLVSGGGNVSAMGAVADAARQHNGRTIGVIPKALVHRELADVEADELIVTDTMRERKQVMEDRADAFIALPGGIGTLEEFFEAWTAGYLGMHHKPIVMLDPLGHYDGLLTWLRSLVDTGYVGATALDRLVVVNNVDAAMAACAPGEIPH from the coding sequence GTGGCCGAATCCCCTTCCTGGGCGGTGTGCGTGTACTGCGCCTCCGGCCCTAAGCACCCGGAACTGCTCAAACTCGCCTCCGACGTGGGGCATGCGATCGCCGACCGCGGCTGGACGCTGGTCTCCGGCGGGGGCAACGTCTCGGCCATGGGGGCGGTCGCCGACGCCGCGCGCCAGCACAACGGCCGCACCATCGGCGTCATCCCCAAGGCGCTGGTGCACCGCGAACTCGCCGATGTCGAGGCGGACGAGCTGATCGTCACCGACACCATGCGGGAGCGCAAACAGGTCATGGAGGACCGGGCGGACGCGTTCATCGCCCTGCCCGGCGGTATCGGCACACTCGAAGAATTTTTCGAGGCGTGGACCGCTGGCTACCTCGGCATGCACCACAAGCCGATCGTCATGCTGGATCCGCTCGGCCACTACGACGGCCTGCTGACCTGGCTGCGCAGCCTGGTCGACACCGGATACGTGGGCGCCACCGCCCTGGACCGCTTGGTGGTGGTTAACAACGTCGATGCGGCGATGGCCGCATGTGCTCCCGGTGAGATCCCTCACTAG